The following proteins are encoded in a genomic region of Danio rerio strain Tuebingen ecotype United States chromosome 16, GRCz12tu, whole genome shotgun sequence:
- the txnipb gene encoding thioredoxin interacting protein b isoform X1 yields MGVLTKKPKAFEVQMSDPNKIAYSGGDKVAGRVIVEVAELLKVSAVKLFGVGCAKVNYKKGKLHCSEEIEYLKYEEILHLDHHSTTDDEGSITLRPGNRYEFMFGFELPQSGCLVSSYEGKFGSVQYYVRAVMEKSSQTFAECKRYFEVVEPIDVNTQELMAPVKGSKQKKVTCMFIPDGSVSIVASIGRKGYCEGEDICIDAQFENTSSRIVIPKAAIIAKHIYLANGRTKVFEEKLTSVRGNHIISGMGDIWQGRVLRVPKLKPTILGCDIIHVDYSLRIYLHIPGSEKLILELPLVIGTIPYNGMNSRTSSMSSQESASSTCVSLPSSPPSYSNISNRMDSSFIPLLDDYDEDDSPIFMQIHHPLPPPPLYTEQHI; encoded by the exons ATGGGCGTACTGACGAAGAAACCCAAGGCCTTCGAGGTTCAAATGAGTGACCCAAACAAGATCGCGTACAGCGGCGGAGATAAAGTGGCCGGGCGGGTGATCGTGGAGGTGGCGGAGCTGCTGAAGGTCTCCGCCGTCAAACTGTTCGGAGTCGGATGCGCTAAAGTCAATTATAAAAAGGGAAAACTGCACTGCAGCGAGGAGATTGAGTACCTGAAATATGAAGAAATTCTTCATCTTGATCATCATTCAACAACAG ATGATGAAGGCTCCATCACTCTCAGGCCTGGAAACAGATACGAATTCATGTTTGGGTTCGAGCTTCCTCAGTCAGG GTGCTTAGTTTCATCTTATGAGGGGAAGTTTGGCTCAGTCCAGTACTACGTGAGGGCAGTCATGGAGAAATCATCCCAGACGTTTGCAGAATGCAAGCGATATTTCGAGGTGGTGGAACCCATTGATGTGAACACTCAAGAGCTCATG GCTCCGGTTAAAGGATCGAAACAGAAGAAAGTCACCTGCATGTTTATTCCCGATGGCAGCGTTTCAATAGTTGCTAGCATAGGCCGCAAGGGTTACTGCGAAGGAGAAGACATTTGCATCGATGCTCAGTTCGAGAACACCAGCTCTCGGATTGTCATTCCCAAAGCCGCCATCATAGCCAAGCACATTTACCTGGCCAATGGTCGCACCAAAGTGTTCGAAGAGAAACTCACTTCTGTTAGGGGAAACCACATCATCTCTGGCATGGGTGATATTTGGCAGGGCAGAGTCCTCCGTGTGCCCAAGCTGAAGCCCACCATCTTAGGCTGTGACATTATTCACGTCGACTACTCTCTAAGG ATCTACTTGCACATCCCAGGAAGTGAAAAGCTGATCCTAGAACTGCCCCTGGTCATTGGGACGATCCCCTACAATGGCATGAACAGTCGCACCAGCAGCATGAGCAGCCAGGAGAGCGCCTCTAGTACCTGCGTGTCACTCCCGTCTTCTCCACCCAGCTACAGCAACATCTCCAACCGCATGGATAGTTCGTTTATTCCTCTGCTGGATGATTACGATGAGGATGACAGTCCAATCTTCATGCAGATTCATCATCCTCTCCCCCCTCCTCCACTGTACACTgag CAGCATATCTGA
- the txnipb gene encoding thioredoxin interacting protein b translates to MGVLTKKPKAFEVQMSDPNKIAYSGGDKVAGRVIVEVAELLKVSAVKLFGVGCAKVNYKKGKLHCSEEIEYLKYEEILHLDHHSTTDDEGSITLRPGNRYEFMFGFELPQSGCLVSSYEGKFGSVQYYVRAVMEKSSQTFAECKRYFEVVEPIDVNTQELMAPVKGSKQKKVTCMFIPDGSVSIVASIGRKGYCEGEDICIDAQFENTSSRIVIPKAAIIAKHIYLANGRTKVFEEKLTSVRGNHIISGMGDIWQGRVLRVPKLKPTILGCDIIHVDYSLRIYLHIPGSEKLILELPLVIGTIPYNGMNSRTSSMSSQESASSTCVSLPSSPPSYSNISNRMDSSFIPLLDDYDEDDSPIFMQIHHPLPPPPLYTEHI, encoded by the exons ATGGGCGTACTGACGAAGAAACCCAAGGCCTTCGAGGTTCAAATGAGTGACCCAAACAAGATCGCGTACAGCGGCGGAGATAAAGTGGCCGGGCGGGTGATCGTGGAGGTGGCGGAGCTGCTGAAGGTCTCCGCCGTCAAACTGTTCGGAGTCGGATGCGCTAAAGTCAATTATAAAAAGGGAAAACTGCACTGCAGCGAGGAGATTGAGTACCTGAAATATGAAGAAATTCTTCATCTTGATCATCATTCAACAACAG ATGATGAAGGCTCCATCACTCTCAGGCCTGGAAACAGATACGAATTCATGTTTGGGTTCGAGCTTCCTCAGTCAGG GTGCTTAGTTTCATCTTATGAGGGGAAGTTTGGCTCAGTCCAGTACTACGTGAGGGCAGTCATGGAGAAATCATCCCAGACGTTTGCAGAATGCAAGCGATATTTCGAGGTGGTGGAACCCATTGATGTGAACACTCAAGAGCTCATG GCTCCGGTTAAAGGATCGAAACAGAAGAAAGTCACCTGCATGTTTATTCCCGATGGCAGCGTTTCAATAGTTGCTAGCATAGGCCGCAAGGGTTACTGCGAAGGAGAAGACATTTGCATCGATGCTCAGTTCGAGAACACCAGCTCTCGGATTGTCATTCCCAAAGCCGCCATCATAGCCAAGCACATTTACCTGGCCAATGGTCGCACCAAAGTGTTCGAAGAGAAACTCACTTCTGTTAGGGGAAACCACATCATCTCTGGCATGGGTGATATTTGGCAGGGCAGAGTCCTCCGTGTGCCCAAGCTGAAGCCCACCATCTTAGGCTGTGACATTATTCACGTCGACTACTCTCTAAGG ATCTACTTGCACATCCCAGGAAGTGAAAAGCTGATCCTAGAACTGCCCCTGGTCATTGGGACGATCCCCTACAATGGCATGAACAGTCGCACCAGCAGCATGAGCAGCCAGGAGAGCGCCTCTAGTACCTGCGTGTCACTCCCGTCTTCTCCACCCAGCTACAGCAACATCTCCAACCGCATGGATAGTTCGTTTATTCCTCTGCTGGATGATTACGATGAGGATGACAGTCCAATCTTCATGCAGATTCATCATCCTCTCCCCCCTCCTCCACTGTACACTgag CATATCTGA